The DNA region CGGCTCCAACGTGCTGATGGCGAGTACCGCTGGTTAGTTGATACAGGTGTACCGCGCTTTACACCAAACGGTGAGTTTGCAGGGTATATTGGCTCTTGTGTTGATGTCACCGAGCGCAAGGCAACTGAAGAAGCATTAAAACAGCGCGCTGAGGAATTGACTTATTTAACAAAAATGTTGGCAACTACTAATGCTGCTTTAGAAAAGCGCAACCAAGAACTAGATCAATTTGCTTATGTCGCCTCGCACGATCTAAAAGCACCCTTAAGAGCGATCGCCAATCTGTCGCAGTGGATCGAAGAAGATATCGCCGATCAACTCAGTGCCGAAAACCGCCGTCAAATGGAATTGTTGCGCGGGCGCGTCCATCGGCTAGAAGCCTTAATTGACGGCTTGTTACAGTACTCGCGTGTCGGACGCACAGCAACCAAATCTGAATTAGTGAACGTTCAAGCGTTGCTCAATGAAGTACTAACAATGCTCGCACCTCCACCAGAATTTACAATTGCGATCACCACAGAAATGCCGACACTGCACGCACAAAAGTTACCCTTATTTCAAGTATTCAGCAATCTCATTAGTAATGCAATCAAACATCACAACCGACTCAACGGTAACATCACAATCGCGGCAACAGACAAAGAAGATTGTTATGAATTTACCGTAGCTGATGATGGTCCAGGAATCGCACCTGAGTACCACGAAAAAGTGTTTGGCATCTTTCAAACCTTAGAAGCTCGCGATAAAGTCGAAAACACGGGTGTTGGGCTTGCGATTGTCAAAAAAATCATTGAAAGTCAAGGAGGACGAATTTATATTACTTCGCAAGCAGGTCAAGGAGCCACTTTTCACTTTACTTGGCTAAAGTAGCGACGACTTCTCAATTTCTACACCGAACTATTCCTCTGTTATGACCAACCCAAACGCGATCGCCGGTACGCACAACATCAGTAGCGATCATTGCTTCTTGCACCGCACTTGATTTAGCAACATACGTTAACGCCGCAAGGAGGTGACGCATTGACTCAAATCGATAACTCTACGCTTGCTGTCTTGATTGGTATTGCTACACTGGTTTTACTAGCGATCGCCAAGCAAATACAGGTATCGGATTAGCAATTGTCAAGAAAATTGTTGAAGGTCAAGGAGGTAGTATTTGGGTAGAATCTCAAGTAGGACAAGGCGCAACGTTTCACTTGACTTGGGTAAAAGAGCAAAACTAAGTAATAAGAAATATCTCTAAAGCATTAAGTCTTTATTGTCAATAACAGAAATCTGGCTAATGATTGAGGCAGATTAACAAATTAGCAGCAAAAATTAAATTAAATTGTACTCAATAATGAATAACAAAATGACAAACATCCTACTTGTTGAAGATGACGAAGTGGATGTAATGAATGTCAAGCGTGCGTTTAAAAAGAATAACATTACCGATCCACTTTATATGGCGGCTAATGGTTTAGAGGCGTTAGCGCTTCTGCGTGGGGAAGGCGATGCGCCGATTCCTCGCGAATGGCGGCTTGTGCTTCTTGACTTAAATATGCCAAAAATGAATGGCATCGAATTTTTACACGAGTTACGTGCTGATCCCGAACTGCGTTTTACTCCGGTGATTGTTCTGACAACATCGAATGAAGACCGCGACAAAGTAGAAGCTTACAACCTAAATGTAGCGGGATACATCCTCAAGCCTGTAACGTTTGCCAATTTTGTCGAAGCCGTCGCCACCTTAAATAAGTATTGGACACTGAGTGAAATACCCTAAGTAGTGTAGCCAGCACGGTTGGTAAAAATCGAGGAAAGTTGTGAAAACCCGAATCTAAAAACAAAGAAATGCGTCTGAATACACGCTATACCAAAG from Chroogloeocystis siderophila 5.2 s.c.1 includes:
- a CDS encoding response regulator — translated: MTNILLVEDDEVDVMNVKRAFKKNNITDPLYMAANGLEALALLRGEGDAPIPREWRLVLLDLNMPKMNGIEFLHELRADPELRFTPVIVLTTSNEDRDKVEAYNLNVAGYILKPVTFANFVEAVATLNKYWTLSEIP